In Notamacropus eugenii isolate mMacEug1 chromosome 1, mMacEug1.pri_v2, whole genome shotgun sequence, one genomic interval encodes:
- the CCPG1 gene encoding cell cycle progression protein 1 isoform X1 — protein sequence MSENSSDSDSSCGWTVINHEGSDIETVNSENSVANESPEFASEEEHQEQPLDQEGNREGGTVLMGETTYLALEEANSVLETEREKSPDDNVYFGTISDDSDIVTLEPPKLEEIGAQEEVIIVKDIQGPEDFNLGTSSSSQYTFCQPDTVFPSRPTDDESSSDETSHQPSPAMRRRRARKKTISCSESEDRPLNEQECDSPKEQGHQRHFSSSLNKCIILALVIAVSMGFGHFYGTIQIQKRQELVRKIHAEELNGVKDYLYQCQQEHGSSGDKSLRENLASCLRLTEAEKIAFETQRKSLTTENQHLRMSLEKEEKAFSSLLEELRKLREQIRNLEDKETSTELIVSENHKLKQHLEKEKEKTHSVLSQKETLLAEAQMLRKELEKERQTTIALREELDLLSSKQSSGDADSPNTLPENKEIEILRGRLTELEWKLNFEQQRSDLWERLYVEAKDQSGRQENGEKNKGSKGTNKAKKSKDTLFGSVKETFDAMKNSTKEFVRHHKEKIKQAKEAVKENLKKFSDSVKSTFSHFKDTTKNIFEKGNKKFGDKRDEATKKAKTVYREYLHPQPRPSSKNTYHKSPSMARSGRKQKSVQFETFGKNTNSQKCSTSQDSVRNHHFLKNPSDLFECGPQEKPPVQFDTFGKNAYSQKGTTGKDCVKNYHRLAKGCSSVFECAHQESISLFNRVLDPVRIDEFNQLMQRYVQQEVNDFHHWGELQQFINKFFHNSVFIHDQMLFTDFVNDVKDYLEDMKEYQVDNHGVFEDLDDYIYRHFFGDTFSPQYGPSRPDKKHRMVNIENSRHRKQEQKYPQPQHYKREGKWHKHGRSNGRHTANLEIELGQLPFDPKY from the exons acagaaagagaaaagtcacCTGATGACAATGTCTATTTTGGGACTATCAGTGATGATTCTGACATCGTTACCCTTGAACCACCTAAACTGGAAGAAATTGGAGCACAAGAAGAAGTTATAATTGTTAAGGACATTCAGGGCCCTGAAGATTTTAACTTAGGCACTTCCTCTAGTAGCCAGTACACATTCTGTCAGCCAGATACTG tatttcCATCTCGGCCTACTGATGATGAGTCCAGTAGTGATGAAACAAGTCATCAGCCCAGTCCTGCAATGAGAAGACGACGTGCTAGAAAGAAGACAATTTCTTGTTCAGAATCTGAAGATAGACCACTTAATGAACAGGAATGTGATTCTCCCAAGGAACAGGGGCACCAGCGCCACTTCAGTAGCAGCCTCAACAAATGTATTATCCTAGCTTTGGTGATTGCAGTCAGCATGGGTTTTGGACATTTCTATG GTACCATTCAGATTCAAAAACGTCAGGAACTAGTCAGAAAGATACATGCCGAAGAATTGAATGGTGTGAAGGATTATCTTTACCAGTGTCAGCAGGAACATGGGTCTTCTGGTGATAAG TCACTGAGAGAAAATCTTGCATCATGTTTGAGGCTTACTGAAGCAGAGAAGATAGCCTTTGAAACACAGAGGAAAAGCCTCACTACAGAAAACCAGCATTTAAGAATGtctctggagaaggaagaaaaagctttttcctccTTACTAGAagagttaaggaaactaagggagCAGATTCGGAATTTGGAAGATAAAGAAACAAGTACTGAATTGATAGTTTCTGAAAATCACAAACTTAAACagcatttagaaaaagaaaaggaaaagactcaTAGCGTTCTCAGTCAGAAGGAGACCCTCTTGGCAGAAGCACAGATGCTAAGGAAGGAACTAGAAAAAGAACGACAAACGACCATTGCCTTAAGGGAAGAGCTGGATCTTTTAAGCAGTAAGCAATCATCAGGTGATGCAGATTCTCCCAATACGTTGCctgaaaataaggaaatagaaatttTACGAGGAAGATTAACAGAGTTGGAATGGAAACTAAACTTTGAACAACAACGATCGGATTTGTGGGAAAGATTGTATGTTGAAGCAAAAGATCAAAGTGGAAGACAAGAAAACggtgaaaaaaataaaggtagtAAGGGAACTAACAAAGCTAAGAAGTCTAAAGATACCTTGTTTGGTTCAGTTAAGGAAACTTTTGATGCCATGAAGAATTCAACAAAGGAGTTTGTAAGGCACCATAAAGAAAAGATTAAACAGGCTAAAGAAGCTGTTaaggaaaacttgaaaaaatTTTCAGATTCTGTTAAGTCTACCTTCAGCCATTTCAAAGATACTActaaaaatatctttgaaaaggggaataaaaaatTTGGAGATAAAAGAGATGAAGCTactaaaaaagcaaaaactgttTATCGTGAATATTTGCATCCTCAACCTAGACCATCTTCAAAAAACACGTATCATAAAAGCCCCAGCATGGCAAGATcaggaagaaaacagaagtcaGTTCAGTTTGAAACATTTGGGAAAAACACAAATTCACAGAAATGTAGCACGAGCCAAGACTCAGTAAGAAAtcaccactttttaaaaaacccttcTGATTTGTTTGAATGTGGTCCTCAGGAAAAGCCACCAGTTCAATTTGATACATTTGGTAAAAACGCATACTCCCAGAAAGGCACCACTGGTAAAGACTGTGTGAAAAATTATCACCGTCTAGCAAAAGGTTGTTCCAGCGTTTTTGAATGTGCTCATCAGGAATCTATTAGCCTTTTCAACAGAGTATTAGACCCTGTAAGAATAGATGAATTTAATCAATTAATGCAAAGATATGTGCAACAGGAAGTAAATGACTTCCATCACTGGGGAGAACTTCAGCAATTCATCAATAAGTTTTTCCATAACAGTGTCTTTATTCATGATCAGATGTTGTTCACTGACTTTGTTAATGATGTTAAAGATTATCTTGAAGACATGAAGGAATATCAAGTAGATAATCATGGAGTGTTTGAGGATTTGGATGACTATATATATAGACATTTCTTTGGTGACACATTTTCCCCTCAGTATGGACCCAG TCGCCCTGATAAAAAGCATCGTATGGTTAATATTGAAAACTCCAGGCATCGAAAACAAGAGCAGAAGTACCCTCAGCCACAGCATTATAAGAGGGAAGGTAAATGGCATAAACATGGTCGAAGTAATGGAAGACACACGGCAAATCTTGAAATAGAATTGGGGCAGTTACCTTTTGACCCAAAATATTGA
- the CCPG1 gene encoding cell cycle progression protein 1 isoform X3, whose amino-acid sequence MSENSSDSDSSCGWTVINHEGSDIETVNSENSVANESPEFASEEEHQEQPLDQEGNREGGTVLMGETTYLALEEANSVLETEREKSPDDNVYFGTISDDSDIVTLEPPKLEEIGAQEEVIIVKDIQGPEDFNLGTSSSSQYTFCQPDTVFPSRPTDDESSSDETSHQPSPAMRRRRARKKTISCSESEDRPLNEQECDSPKEQGHQRHFSSSLNKCIILALVIAVSMGFGHFYGTIQIQKRQELVRKIHAEELNGVKDYLYQCQQEHGSSGDKSLRENLASCLRLTEAEKIAFETQRKSLTTENQHLRMSLEKEEKAFSSLLEELRKLREQIRNLEDKETSTELIVSENHKLKQHLEKEKEKTHSVLSQKETLLAEAQMLRKELEKERQTTIALREELDLLSSKQSSGDADSPNTLPENKEIEILRGRLTELEWKLNFEQQRSDLWERLYVEAKDQSGRQENGEKNKGSKGTNKAKKSKDTLFGSVKETFDAMKNSTKEFVRHHKEKIKQAKEAVKENLKKFSDSVKSTFSHFKDTTKNIFEKGNKKFGDKRDEATKKAKTVYREYLHPQPRPSSKNTYHKSPSMARSGRKQKSVQFETFGKNTNSQKCSTSQDSVRNHHFLKNPSDLFECGPQEKPPVQFDTFGKNAYSQKGTTGKDCVKNYHRLAKGCSSVFECAHQESISLFNRVLDPVRIDEFNQLMQRYVQQEVNDFHHWGELQQFINKFFHNSVFIHDQMLFTDFVNDVKDYLEDMKEYQVDNHGVFEDLDDYIYRHFFGDTFSPQYGPSRPDKKHRMVNIENSRHRKQEQKYPQPQHYKREGKLYFSLSVETETPKQQAAQTQT is encoded by the exons acagaaagagaaaagtcacCTGATGACAATGTCTATTTTGGGACTATCAGTGATGATTCTGACATCGTTACCCTTGAACCACCTAAACTGGAAGAAATTGGAGCACAAGAAGAAGTTATAATTGTTAAGGACATTCAGGGCCCTGAAGATTTTAACTTAGGCACTTCCTCTAGTAGCCAGTACACATTCTGTCAGCCAGATACTG tatttcCATCTCGGCCTACTGATGATGAGTCCAGTAGTGATGAAACAAGTCATCAGCCCAGTCCTGCAATGAGAAGACGACGTGCTAGAAAGAAGACAATTTCTTGTTCAGAATCTGAAGATAGACCACTTAATGAACAGGAATGTGATTCTCCCAAGGAACAGGGGCACCAGCGCCACTTCAGTAGCAGCCTCAACAAATGTATTATCCTAGCTTTGGTGATTGCAGTCAGCATGGGTTTTGGACATTTCTATG GTACCATTCAGATTCAAAAACGTCAGGAACTAGTCAGAAAGATACATGCCGAAGAATTGAATGGTGTGAAGGATTATCTTTACCAGTGTCAGCAGGAACATGGGTCTTCTGGTGATAAG TCACTGAGAGAAAATCTTGCATCATGTTTGAGGCTTACTGAAGCAGAGAAGATAGCCTTTGAAACACAGAGGAAAAGCCTCACTACAGAAAACCAGCATTTAAGAATGtctctggagaaggaagaaaaagctttttcctccTTACTAGAagagttaaggaaactaagggagCAGATTCGGAATTTGGAAGATAAAGAAACAAGTACTGAATTGATAGTTTCTGAAAATCACAAACTTAAACagcatttagaaaaagaaaaggaaaagactcaTAGCGTTCTCAGTCAGAAGGAGACCCTCTTGGCAGAAGCACAGATGCTAAGGAAGGAACTAGAAAAAGAACGACAAACGACCATTGCCTTAAGGGAAGAGCTGGATCTTTTAAGCAGTAAGCAATCATCAGGTGATGCAGATTCTCCCAATACGTTGCctgaaaataaggaaatagaaatttTACGAGGAAGATTAACAGAGTTGGAATGGAAACTAAACTTTGAACAACAACGATCGGATTTGTGGGAAAGATTGTATGTTGAAGCAAAAGATCAAAGTGGAAGACAAGAAAACggtgaaaaaaataaaggtagtAAGGGAACTAACAAAGCTAAGAAGTCTAAAGATACCTTGTTTGGTTCAGTTAAGGAAACTTTTGATGCCATGAAGAATTCAACAAAGGAGTTTGTAAGGCACCATAAAGAAAAGATTAAACAGGCTAAAGAAGCTGTTaaggaaaacttgaaaaaatTTTCAGATTCTGTTAAGTCTACCTTCAGCCATTTCAAAGATACTActaaaaatatctttgaaaaggggaataaaaaatTTGGAGATAAAAGAGATGAAGCTactaaaaaagcaaaaactgttTATCGTGAATATTTGCATCCTCAACCTAGACCATCTTCAAAAAACACGTATCATAAAAGCCCCAGCATGGCAAGATcaggaagaaaacagaagtcaGTTCAGTTTGAAACATTTGGGAAAAACACAAATTCACAGAAATGTAGCACGAGCCAAGACTCAGTAAGAAAtcaccactttttaaaaaacccttcTGATTTGTTTGAATGTGGTCCTCAGGAAAAGCCACCAGTTCAATTTGATACATTTGGTAAAAACGCATACTCCCAGAAAGGCACCACTGGTAAAGACTGTGTGAAAAATTATCACCGTCTAGCAAAAGGTTGTTCCAGCGTTTTTGAATGTGCTCATCAGGAATCTATTAGCCTTTTCAACAGAGTATTAGACCCTGTAAGAATAGATGAATTTAATCAATTAATGCAAAGATATGTGCAACAGGAAGTAAATGACTTCCATCACTGGGGAGAACTTCAGCAATTCATCAATAAGTTTTTCCATAACAGTGTCTTTATTCATGATCAGATGTTGTTCACTGACTTTGTTAATGATGTTAAAGATTATCTTGAAGACATGAAGGAATATCAAGTAGATAATCATGGAGTGTTTGAGGATTTGGATGACTATATATATAGACATTTCTTTGGTGACACATTTTCCCCTCAGTATGGACCCAG TCGCCCTGATAAAAAGCATCGTATGGTTAATATTGAAAACTCCAGGCATCGAAAACAAGAGCAGAAGTACCCTCAGCCACAGCATTATAAGAGGGAAG GGAAACTATATTTCTCACTTTCCGTGGAGACTGAGACACCAAAGCAGCAAGCAGCACAAACACAGACCTAA
- the CCPG1 gene encoding cell cycle progression protein 1 isoform X2: MSENSSDSDSSCGWTVINHEGSDIETVNSENSVANESPEFASEEEHQEQPLDQEGNREGGTVLMGETTYLALEEANSVLETEREKSPDDNVYFGTISDDSDIVTLEPPKLEEIGAQEEVIIVKDIQGPEDFNLGTSSSSQYTFCQPDTVFPSRPTDDESSSDETSHQPSPAMRRRRARKKTISCSESEDRPLNEQECDSPKEQGHQRHFSSSLNKCIILALVIAVSMGFGHFYGTIQIQKRQELVRKIHAEELNGVKDYLYQCQQEHGSSGDKSLRENLASCLRLTEAEKIAFETQRKSLTTENQHLRMSLEKEEKAFSSLLEELRKLREQIRNLEDKETSTELIVSENHKLKQHLEKEKEKTHSVLSQKETLLAEAQMLRKELEKERQTTIALREELDLLSSKQSSGDADSPNTLPENKEIEILRGRLTELEWKLNFEQQRSDLWERLYVEAKDQSGRQENGEKNKGSKGTNKAKKSKDTLFGSVKETFDAMKNSTKEFVRHHKEKIKQAKEAVKENLKKFSDSVKSTFSHFKDTTKNIFEKGNKKFGDKRDEATKKAKTVYREYLHPQPRPSSKNTYHKSPSMARSGRKQKSVQFETFGKNTNSQKCSTSQDSVRNHHFLKNPSDLFECGPQEKPPVQFDTFGKNAYSQKGTTGKDCVKNYHRLAKGCSSVFECAHQESISLFNRVLDPVRIDEFNQLMQRYVQQEVNDFHHWGELQQFINKFFHNSVFIHDQMLFTDFVNDVKDYLEDMKEYQVDNHGVFEDLDDYIYRHFFGDTFSPQYGPSRPDKKHRMVNIENSRHRKQEQKYPQPQHYKREVSSSVKQAGEENGKLLQNFSKKTPNGVMKT; this comes from the exons acagaaagagaaaagtcacCTGATGACAATGTCTATTTTGGGACTATCAGTGATGATTCTGACATCGTTACCCTTGAACCACCTAAACTGGAAGAAATTGGAGCACAAGAAGAAGTTATAATTGTTAAGGACATTCAGGGCCCTGAAGATTTTAACTTAGGCACTTCCTCTAGTAGCCAGTACACATTCTGTCAGCCAGATACTG tatttcCATCTCGGCCTACTGATGATGAGTCCAGTAGTGATGAAACAAGTCATCAGCCCAGTCCTGCAATGAGAAGACGACGTGCTAGAAAGAAGACAATTTCTTGTTCAGAATCTGAAGATAGACCACTTAATGAACAGGAATGTGATTCTCCCAAGGAACAGGGGCACCAGCGCCACTTCAGTAGCAGCCTCAACAAATGTATTATCCTAGCTTTGGTGATTGCAGTCAGCATGGGTTTTGGACATTTCTATG GTACCATTCAGATTCAAAAACGTCAGGAACTAGTCAGAAAGATACATGCCGAAGAATTGAATGGTGTGAAGGATTATCTTTACCAGTGTCAGCAGGAACATGGGTCTTCTGGTGATAAG TCACTGAGAGAAAATCTTGCATCATGTTTGAGGCTTACTGAAGCAGAGAAGATAGCCTTTGAAACACAGAGGAAAAGCCTCACTACAGAAAACCAGCATTTAAGAATGtctctggagaaggaagaaaaagctttttcctccTTACTAGAagagttaaggaaactaagggagCAGATTCGGAATTTGGAAGATAAAGAAACAAGTACTGAATTGATAGTTTCTGAAAATCACAAACTTAAACagcatttagaaaaagaaaaggaaaagactcaTAGCGTTCTCAGTCAGAAGGAGACCCTCTTGGCAGAAGCACAGATGCTAAGGAAGGAACTAGAAAAAGAACGACAAACGACCATTGCCTTAAGGGAAGAGCTGGATCTTTTAAGCAGTAAGCAATCATCAGGTGATGCAGATTCTCCCAATACGTTGCctgaaaataaggaaatagaaatttTACGAGGAAGATTAACAGAGTTGGAATGGAAACTAAACTTTGAACAACAACGATCGGATTTGTGGGAAAGATTGTATGTTGAAGCAAAAGATCAAAGTGGAAGACAAGAAAACggtgaaaaaaataaaggtagtAAGGGAACTAACAAAGCTAAGAAGTCTAAAGATACCTTGTTTGGTTCAGTTAAGGAAACTTTTGATGCCATGAAGAATTCAACAAAGGAGTTTGTAAGGCACCATAAAGAAAAGATTAAACAGGCTAAAGAAGCTGTTaaggaaaacttgaaaaaatTTTCAGATTCTGTTAAGTCTACCTTCAGCCATTTCAAAGATACTActaaaaatatctttgaaaaggggaataaaaaatTTGGAGATAAAAGAGATGAAGCTactaaaaaagcaaaaactgttTATCGTGAATATTTGCATCCTCAACCTAGACCATCTTCAAAAAACACGTATCATAAAAGCCCCAGCATGGCAAGATcaggaagaaaacagaagtcaGTTCAGTTTGAAACATTTGGGAAAAACACAAATTCACAGAAATGTAGCACGAGCCAAGACTCAGTAAGAAAtcaccactttttaaaaaacccttcTGATTTGTTTGAATGTGGTCCTCAGGAAAAGCCACCAGTTCAATTTGATACATTTGGTAAAAACGCATACTCCCAGAAAGGCACCACTGGTAAAGACTGTGTGAAAAATTATCACCGTCTAGCAAAAGGTTGTTCCAGCGTTTTTGAATGTGCTCATCAGGAATCTATTAGCCTTTTCAACAGAGTATTAGACCCTGTAAGAATAGATGAATTTAATCAATTAATGCAAAGATATGTGCAACAGGAAGTAAATGACTTCCATCACTGGGGAGAACTTCAGCAATTCATCAATAAGTTTTTCCATAACAGTGTCTTTATTCATGATCAGATGTTGTTCACTGACTTTGTTAATGATGTTAAAGATTATCTTGAAGACATGAAGGAATATCAAGTAGATAATCATGGAGTGTTTGAGGATTTGGATGACTATATATATAGACATTTCTTTGGTGACACATTTTCCCCTCAGTATGGACCCAG TCGCCCTGATAAAAAGCATCGTATGGTTAATATTGAAAACTCCAGGCATCGAAAACAAGAGCAGAAGTACCCTCAGCCACAGCATTATAAGAGGGAAG tttcctcatctgtaaaacaagctggagaagaaaatggcaaactactccagaatttttccaagaaaaccccaaatggtgtcatgaagacttga